Genomic DNA from Leucobacter triazinivorans:
TGCAGATCGATGACGAAGATGAGGGTCTTGCCCGAGAGCGGGTGCCCTCCCGCGGTGCCGTAGGCCTGAGCCGGGGGCACGACCAGCTTGCGACGGCCACCGACCTTCATCCCGGGGATGCCCGCCTGCCACCCCTGGATCAGCGAGCGCAGGGGGAAGTTGATCGACTCGCCGCGGCTCCAGGACGAGTCGAACTCCTCGCCCGATTCGTACTCGACGCCCAGGT
This window encodes:
- a CDS encoding FKBP-type peptidyl-prolyl cis-trans isomerase encodes the protein MSETPRTKPEIEFPEGPAPTELQIVDIVEGSGEEALASSTVDVHYLGVEYESGEEFDSSWSRGESINFPLRSLIQGWQAGIPGMKVGGRRKLVVPPAQAYGTAGGHPLSGKTLIFVIDLQGVS